One part of the Orenia metallireducens genome encodes these proteins:
- a CDS encoding acetate/propionate family kinase — MKILVINSGSSSIKYQLINMEDESVLAKGLVERIGIEGSRLEQENGDGNEFEVVQDIPDHSVGMELVIDSLTGDKGVISSVDEIQAVGHRVVQGGDTFDKSVVVNDQVKKDIDRWASLAPLHNPANLMGIEVCEKLMPHAKQVAVFDSAFHQSMPEEVYMYALPYELYEKHSIRRYGAHGTSHKFVAAQVAKEMGKDIEDLKIITCHLGNGASVTAVKNGKSYDTSMGLTPLEGLVMGTRCGDIDPAIIPFVMEKEGLSPQEMDHLMNKESGLLGVSGVSSDMRDIEEGAENGNNRAKLAYDIFIYRVKKYIGSYAAVMNGVDAIVFTAGIGENAIELREKICADLDYLGIKLDAEKNNVRGKATEINADDSKVKIFIIPTNEELVIARDTKELVGN, encoded by the coding sequence ATGAAAATTTTAGTAATCAATAGTGGTAGTTCATCAATTAAGTATCAATTAATTAATATGGAAGACGAGAGTGTTTTAGCCAAAGGCTTAGTTGAAAGAATCGGAATTGAAGGTTCCCGCTTAGAGCAAGAGAATGGTGATGGAAATGAATTTGAAGTAGTACAAGATATTCCTGACCATTCTGTGGGAATGGAGCTAGTAATTGACTCTTTAACTGGAGATAAAGGTGTTATTTCTAGTGTAGATGAAATTCAAGCTGTAGGTCATAGGGTTGTACAAGGTGGAGATACTTTTGATAAGTCAGTAGTTGTGAATGATCAAGTTAAGAAAGATATTGATAGATGGGCTTCATTGGCACCATTACATAACCCAGCTAACCTGATGGGGATTGAAGTGTGTGAAAAACTAATGCCTCATGCAAAGCAGGTAGCAGTATTTGATTCTGCATTCCATCAAAGTATGCCAGAAGAAGTATATATGTATGCTTTGCCATATGAATTATATGAAAAACACTCTATTAGACGTTATGGAGCTCATGGTACTTCTCATAAATTTGTAGCAGCTCAAGTAGCAAAAGAGATGGGTAAAGATATTGAAGATTTAAAGATTATTACTTGCCATTTAGGTAATGGAGCAAGTGTAACTGCTGTTAAGAATGGTAAATCATATGATACAAGTATGGGACTTACCCCATTAGAAGGGTTAGTAATGGGAACTCGTTGTGGAGATATCGATCCTGCTATTATACCTTTTGTAATGGAGAAAGAAGGACTATCTCCACAAGAAATGGATCATCTAATGAATAAAGAGAGTGGTTTATTAGGAGTTTCTGGTGTCAGCAGTGATATGAGAGATATAGAAGAAGGTGCTGAGAATGGAAATAATAGAGCTAAATTAGCATATGATATATTCATTTATAGAGTTAAGAAGTATATTGGTTCTTATGCTGCCGTTATGAATGGTGTTGATGCAATTGTCTTTACAGCAGGAATTGGTGAGAATGCTATTGAATTAAGAGAAAAAATCTGTGCTGATTTAGATTACCTAGGAATCAAGTTAGATGCTGAAAAGAATAATGTTAGAGGAAAGGCAACTGAAATCAATGCCGATGATTCTAAAGTGAAGATATTTATTATCCCAACTAATGAAGAATTGGTTATTGCTCGTGATACAAAGGAATTAGTGGGTAATTAA
- a CDS encoding YceD family protein gives MNIRVNVESIKENLGTNLKQEFDIFLEDMLIQGREVSFENPAKLDITIINSNKEYIVMGHVKLRAVLPCSRCLEEFFMPLEFDFNFELSKEEIVDDEINVGEGLLKELRLAFPMQAVCNEECKGLCPSCGNNLNREDCDCFMHKVDPRLAKLQKLLKEDK, from the coding sequence ATGAATATAAGAGTAAATGTTGAAAGTATTAAAGAAAATCTAGGGACTAATTTAAAGCAAGAATTTGATATTTTTTTAGAAGATATGCTTATACAGGGTAGAGAGGTATCTTTTGAAAACCCAGCTAAACTTGATATAACTATAATCAATTCCAATAAGGAATATATAGTTATGGGTCATGTGAAGTTAAGAGCCGTCTTGCCTTGTAGTCGATGTTTAGAGGAGTTCTTTATGCCTTTAGAGTTTGACTTTAATTTTGAATTGTCTAAAGAAGAGATAGTAGATGATGAAATTAATGTCGGAGAAGGTTTGCTTAAAGAGCTAAGATTAGCTTTTCCTATGCAGGCTGTCTGTAATGAAGAGTGTAAAGGATTATGTCCAAGTTGTGGTAACAATTTAAATCGAGAAGATTGTGATTGTTTTATGCATAAGGTTGATCCAAGACTAGCTAAATTACAGAAGTTATTAAAGGAAGATAAGTAA
- the rpmF gene encoding 50S ribosomal protein L32, translating to MAVPKRRTSKTRKRKRRTHWKLNAPNIVECPQCHEPKLSHRVCPDCGYYDGRKVK from the coding sequence GTGGCAGTACCTAAGCGAAGAACCTCAAAAACTCGTAAGAGAAAAAGAAGAACGCACTGGAAGTTGAATGCTCCAAACATTGTGGAATGTCCACAATGCCATGAGCCAAAATTATCTCACCGTGTATGTCCTGATTGTGGATACTACGATGGAAGAAAAGTGAAATAA
- the fapR gene encoding transcription factor FapR: protein MRRLTKAERQENLKERLDEDPFLIDRELAELFNVSIQTIRLDRLELGIPEVRERIKSVARQASSKVKSVQSEEIIGELIDIQLNDSGISILESTEELVLEKSKIVRGHHIFAQANSLAVAIIDADVALTGSAEVRYNRPVYVGERLVAKAKVEKIKGNRFYVKVETKINGESVFNGEFIIFSIEDDLMNKEG from the coding sequence ATGAGAAGATTGACTAAAGCTGAACGTCAAGAGAATTTAAAGGAACGATTAGATGAAGACCCTTTTTTAATTGATCGGGAATTGGCAGAATTATTTAATGTCAGTATTCAAACTATACGTTTAGATAGATTGGAATTGGGTATACCTGAAGTCAGAGAGCGAATTAAATCTGTTGCTAGACAGGCAAGTTCTAAAGTTAAATCGGTACAGAGTGAGGAGATTATTGGAGAATTGATTGATATTCAACTTAATGATAGTGGTATCTCTATCTTAGAGAGTACTGAAGAGTTAGTATTAGAAAAGAGTAAGATAGTGCGTGGACATCATATCTTTGCTCAAGCTAATTCTTTAGCTGTAGCGATCATTGATGCTGATGTTGCTTTGACTGGTTCAGCAGAAGTTAGATATAATCGACCGGTCTATGTTGGTGAAAGATTAGTAGCAAAGGCCAAGGTAGAGAAGATAAAAGGGAATAGATTTTACGTAAAGGTAGAAACTAAGATTAACGGGGAAAGTGTTTTTAATGGAGAGTTCATCATATTCTCTATTGAAGATGACCTGATGAATAAGGAGGGTTGA
- the plsX gene encoding phosphate acyltransferase PlsX, whose translation MKIIVDAMGGDHAPYEIVKGAIEASQEIDSKLILVGIEEKVKKELAKYTYDKDKIEIYHASEVIGMNESPAKALRKKKDSSIVVGSKMVKEGAGDAFVSAGSTGAVMASSLLKTGRIKGIKRPAIATVFPTLKEETLLLDMGANVDSKPEHLVQHALMGQIYAKNLLDKKNPTVGLLSIGEEEKKGNELTIETHKLLKEMDNINFVGNVEGRDIFTGKYDVILCEGFVGNVVLKTTEGLASALFKIIKREITATFLGKIGALLLKSAFKRVAKKMDYTEYGGAPLLGIDGITIISHGSSNAKAIKNAIKNAEKGIKADLINLIKANIES comes from the coding sequence TTGAAGATTATTGTTGATGCTATGGGAGGAGACCATGCTCCTTATGAGATTGTAAAAGGGGCTATTGAAGCAAGTCAAGAGATTGATTCTAAACTTATCTTAGTAGGAATTGAAGAAAAAGTTAAGAAGGAACTTGCTAAATATACATATGATAAAGATAAGATAGAGATTTACCATGCCTCTGAAGTTATTGGTATGAATGAATCACCAGCCAAAGCATTAAGAAAGAAGAAAGATTCTTCAATTGTTGTAGGTTCTAAGATGGTGAAAGAGGGAGCAGGTGATGCTTTTGTATCAGCAGGAAGTACAGGAGCGGTAATGGCAAGTAGTCTGCTTAAAACTGGCCGTATCAAAGGGATAAAAAGACCTGCAATTGCTACAGTATTTCCTACATTAAAGGAAGAGACACTTCTTTTAGATATGGGGGCAAATGTGGATAGTAAGCCAGAGCATTTAGTGCAACATGCTTTGATGGGGCAGATTTATGCTAAGAACTTATTAGATAAAAAAAATCCCACAGTAGGCTTATTAAGTATTGGTGAAGAAGAGAAAAAAGGAAATGAATTGACCATTGAAACACATAAATTATTAAAAGAGATGGATAATATAAATTTTGTAGGTAATGTTGAAGGGCGTGATATCTTCACAGGAAAGTATGATGTCATCTTATGTGAAGGATTTGTAGGAAATGTTGTCTTAAAGACTACCGAAGGCTTAGCTTCTGCATTATTTAAAATTATTAAGCGGGAGATCACAGCAACCTTCTTAGGCAAAATTGGTGCTCTATTATTAAAGTCTGCCTTTAAAAGGGTAGCTAAAAAGATGGATTATACTGAATATGGTGGTGCTCCGCTATTAGGCATAGATGGTATAACGATAATTAGCCATGGTAGTTCTAATGCTAAGGCTATAAAGAATGCTATAAAGAATGCTGAAAAGGGAATAAAAGCAGATTTGATAAATTTAATTAAAGCTAATATAGAAAGCTAA
- a CDS encoding beta-ketoacyl-ACP synthase III gives MVRELRRAKIAGVGSFAPEKVLTNNELEEMVDTSDDWITTRTGIKERRIAEDDISTSDLAYEAAKNALADAGLEAEDLDLILVATATPDYLAFPSTACVLQDKLGIKGIPAFDLVAACSGFVYGISVATQYIETGAYDNVLVIGAETLSKIINWEDRGTCVLFGDGAGAAILTPTKSGGILSNVIGADGEQNEVLIVRGGGSKRPFSQQIIDEGLHYLEMEGNPVFKFAVRILGKAAIQALKKAGLTRDDIDFLIPHQANIRIIDAAAKRLKLDREQIYVNLDQYGNTSAASIPLALDAAVKEGKIKSGDIVVLVGFGAGLTWGATVIEWV, from the coding sequence ATGGTACGAGAACTTAGAAGAGCTAAGATTGCAGGAGTGGGTTCTTTTGCTCCTGAGAAGGTCCTAACAAATAATGAATTAGAAGAGATGGTAGATACTAGTGATGATTGGATAACGACTAGAACAGGGATAAAAGAGAGAAGAATTGCTGAAGATGATATATCGACCTCTGACTTGGCTTATGAGGCGGCTAAAAATGCGTTAGCAGATGCAGGGTTAGAAGCAGAGGATTTAGACTTAATTTTAGTAGCTACCGCTACTCCTGATTATTTAGCATTTCCCTCCACTGCTTGTGTGCTACAAGATAAATTGGGAATTAAAGGTATCCCTGCTTTTGATTTGGTAGCAGCTTGTTCTGGATTTGTTTATGGTATATCTGTTGCTACTCAATATATTGAAACAGGTGCTTATGATAATGTTTTAGTAATTGGTGCTGAAACACTATCTAAGATTATTAACTGGGAGGATAGAGGTACTTGTGTCTTATTTGGTGATGGGGCAGGAGCAGCAATCTTAACTCCTACCAAATCAGGTGGTATCTTATCAAATGTTATTGGAGCAGATGGAGAGCAGAATGAAGTTCTAATAGTACGTGGAGGGGGATCTAAGAGACCCTTTTCTCAACAGATTATTGATGAAGGACTACATTATTTAGAGATGGAAGGTAATCCTGTCTTTAAATTTGCTGTTAGAATCTTAGGAAAGGCAGCTATTCAAGCTTTAAAAAAGGCTGGATTAACTAGAGATGATATTGATTTCTTGATTCCACATCAAGCCAATATTAGAATCATTGATGCTGCAGCTAAAAGATTGAAGTTAGATAGAGAGCAGATTTATGTAAATCTTGATCAATATGGGAATACTTCTGCAGCATCAATTCCTCTTGCTCTAGATGCAGCTGTGAAGGAAGGCAAAATTAAGAGTGGAGATATAGTTGTTCTTGTTGGCTTTGGAGCAGGGTTAACTTGGGGAGCTACAGTTATTGAATGGGTTTAA
- the fabK gene encoding enoyl-[acyl-carrier-protein] reductase FabK: MIKTELCKLLDIEHPIIQGGMAWIATGELAAAVSQAGGLGIIGAGNAPADVVREEIQKVKKVTDKPFGVNVMLLSPYVDEVIDVVIEEKVPVVTTGAGNPGKYIDALKEAGTKIIPVVPSVALAKRMARLGVDAIIAEGSEAGGHIGELTTMPLIPQIARSVDLPVIAAGGVADGYGLAAVLSLGAVGAQVGTRFICAEECIVHENYKKAILKARDRDAIVTARSTGHPVRNLKNKLTRQIEAMEQEGVPKEEIEELGIGRLRRAVVDGDVDEGTVMAGQVAAMVSKVEPAEDIISDIIEGAEKVLRDNCKLIV; this comes from the coding sequence ATGATTAAGACAGAATTATGCAAGTTGTTAGATATAGAACATCCGATTATTCAAGGTGGAATGGCTTGGATTGCTACTGGGGAGTTGGCAGCAGCAGTTTCTCAAGCTGGAGGCTTAGGGATTATAGGAGCAGGAAATGCTCCTGCTGATGTTGTCAGAGAAGAGATACAGAAGGTTAAAAAGGTGACAGATAAACCTTTTGGAGTTAATGTAATGTTATTGTCTCCTTATGTAGATGAAGTGATAGATGTTGTAATTGAAGAAAAGGTTCCTGTAGTAACTACAGGGGCTGGGAATCCAGGGAAGTATATAGATGCTTTAAAAGAGGCTGGAACCAAGATAATCCCTGTTGTTCCTTCAGTTGCATTGGCTAAAAGAATGGCACGGTTAGGCGTTGATGCTATTATTGCAGAAGGAAGTGAAGCAGGGGGACATATTGGTGAATTGACTACAATGCCTTTAATTCCTCAGATTGCTAGATCAGTTGATCTTCCAGTAATTGCAGCAGGTGGAGTTGCTGATGGCTATGGATTGGCTGCTGTATTGTCATTGGGAGCTGTAGGTGCCCAAGTTGGTACCCGTTTTATCTGTGCTGAAGAATGTATAGTTCATGAGAATTATAAGAAGGCTATCTTAAAAGCAAGGGATAGAGATGCCATAGTTACGGCTCGTTCTACTGGACATCCAGTAAGAAACCTTAAGAATAAATTAACTCGTCAAATTGAAGCTATGGAGCAAGAAGGAGTTCCAAAAGAAGAGATTGAAGAGTTGGGTATTGGGCGATTGAGAAGGGCAGTAGTTGATGGAGATGTAGATGAAGGAACTGTTATGGCTGGTCAAGTGGCTGCAATGGTATCAAAGGTAGAACCAGCAGAGGATATCATTTCCGATATTATCGAAGGTGCAGAGAAGGTACTTAGAGATAATTGTAAATTAATAGTTTAA
- the fabD gene encoding ACP S-malonyltransferase: MGKVAFIFPGQGSQQVGMGADLVEEFAVAKETFAEADNALDIDISKLCFEGPAEDLQKTSNTQPAILTTSIAVYRVLKEKGIEPDIVAGHSLGEYSALVAAGVLDFTDAVKLVRKRGQLMEEADGTMAAIIGLNAKEVEELCQKASTAGIVEPANYNCPGQIVISGEKEGVEQATKLAQEAGAKKAVILNVSGPFHSSLMEPAGEKLSKELAEVTLNDAQVPVVTNINAEFTTKDEDFVQALIKQISGSVRWEESVKAMIEDGVDTFVEVGPGRVLKGFMRRIDRKVTALNVEDLASLEKTLKKL; encoded by the coding sequence ATGGGTAAAGTGGCTTTTATTTTTCCTGGACAAGGATCTCAACAAGTTGGCATGGGAGCAGATTTAGTTGAAGAATTTGCAGTAGCCAAAGAGACCTTTGCAGAAGCAGATAATGCTTTAGATATAGATATTTCTAAATTATGTTTTGAGGGACCAGCAGAAGATTTGCAGAAGACTTCTAATACTCAACCAGCAATCTTAACTACTAGTATTGCAGTCTATAGAGTGTTAAAAGAGAAGGGAATTGAGCCTGATATAGTTGCTGGACACAGTTTAGGAGAGTATTCAGCTTTAGTAGCAGCTGGAGTATTAGACTTTACTGATGCAGTAAAATTGGTAAGAAAGCGTGGTCAGTTAATGGAAGAGGCTGATGGGACTATGGCTGCCATTATCGGTTTAAATGCTAAAGAAGTAGAAGAGCTCTGTCAAAAGGCTTCAACAGCTGGTATAGTAGAACCTGCCAACTACAACTGTCCAGGGCAGATTGTTATCTCTGGAGAGAAAGAAGGAGTAGAGCAAGCTACTAAATTAGCTCAAGAGGCTGGAGCTAAAAAAGCTGTTATCCTAAATGTAAGTGGTCCTTTCCATTCTAGTTTAATGGAGCCGGCTGGTGAAAAACTATCTAAAGAGTTAGCAGAGGTTACCCTTAATGATGCTCAAGTTCCAGTAGTAACCAATATAAATGCAGAATTCACTACTAAAGATGAAGATTTTGTTCAAGCTTTAATTAAACAAATTAGTGGTTCTGTACGTTGGGAAGAATCAGTTAAAGCTATGATTGAGGATGGTGTAGATACCTTTGTTGAAGTTGGACCTGGTAGAGTCTTAAAAGGGTTTATGAGAAGGATTGATCGTAAGGTAACTGCTTTAAATGTAGAAGATTTAGCATCTTTAGAAAAAACGTTGAAAAAATTATAA
- the fabG gene encoding 3-oxoacyl-[acyl-carrier-protein] reductase — MRLKDKVAVVTGSSRGIGKAIALKLAKEGATIVINYPFAGEAENAQEAVGEIEALGGKAIAIEADVTDMDQVKDMVKATTKELGSLDILINNAGITRDTVLMRMKESDWDAVLTVNLKGAFNATKAVTRTMMKQKSGRIINMSSVIGLVGNTGQANYAASKAGLIGFTKSVAKELATRGITVNAIAPGFIKTAMTDELPENVVEEMIAAIPMKEFGEVEDIANLVAFLASDEARYITGEVIRVDGGMVM; from the coding sequence ATGAGGTTAAAGGATAAAGTTGCTGTTGTTACAGGTAGTTCTAGAGGAATTGGAAAGGCTATTGCGCTTAAATTAGCTAAAGAGGGTGCTACAATAGTCATTAACTACCCTTTTGCAGGAGAAGCTGAAAATGCGCAAGAGGCTGTAGGTGAAATTGAAGCATTGGGTGGTAAAGCTATTGCTATTGAAGCTGATGTAACAGATATGGATCAAGTTAAAGATATGGTTAAGGCTACTACTAAGGAATTGGGTAGCCTTGATATTTTAATCAATAATGCAGGAATTACCCGTGATACAGTATTGATGAGAATGAAGGAAAGTGATTGGGATGCAGTATTAACTGTTAACCTTAAGGGTGCTTTTAATGCTACTAAAGCTGTAACTAGAACGATGATGAAGCAGAAAAGTGGTAGAATCATTAACATGTCTTCTGTAATTGGATTAGTAGGTAATACAGGTCAAGCAAATTATGCTGCATCTAAAGCTGGTTTAATTGGATTTACTAAATCTGTAGCTAAAGAGTTGGCTACAAGAGGGATAACTGTAAATGCCATTGCTCCAGGTTTTATTAAGACAGCTATGACTGATGAGTTACCTGAAAATGTGGTAGAAGAGATGATAGCTGCTATTCCAATGAAGGAGTTTGGTGAAGTAGAGGATATTGCTAATTTAGTAGCTTTTTTAGCTAGTGATGAGGCAAGATATATCACTGGTGAAGTTATTAGAGTTGATGGTGGAATGGTAATGTAA
- a CDS encoding acyl carrier protein has translation MNIFETVKDIVVAELGVDPEEVTLEASFIDDLGADSLDIVEVVMAFEEEFDIEIPDEDAEDIETVQDAVDYIENAL, from the coding sequence ATGAACATATTTGAGACAGTAAAGGATATTGTTGTTGCAGAATTAGGTGTAGACCCTGAAGAAGTAACTTTAGAGGCTTCTTTTATCGATGATTTAGGAGCTGATTCTTTAGATATCGTAGAGGTTGTTATGGCCTTTGAAGAGGAGTTTGATATTGAAATTCCTGATGAAGATGCTGAAGATATTGAAACAGTTCAAGATGCTGTAGATTATATTGAAAATGCATTGTAA
- a CDS encoding NAD(P)H-dependent flavin oxidoreductase, which translates to MKLSDLRIGKLIAKVPIVQGGMAVRVSTAPLAAAVANEGGIGLIAGSGLKVDELKAEIRKARELSKGIIGVNIMVAVREFKELVDAAVSEGIDLIVAGAGFSRDLFTVGKETGVEIVPIVSSVKLAKISEKLGASAIVVEGKEAGGHLGTDQPMKTLVKKIVKAVKIPVIAAGGIIDGKDIAEVLKLGASGVQMGSRFVASEECEVDDSFKQTYINSSKEDSVLINSPVGLPGRALKNEFFDRLNNNEVDTGKSCDYICLKKCSHSFCIMDSLIKAQEGNMTHGLVFAGERAHLIDKVLPVKEIINNLVNEARKYLGGEE; encoded by the coding sequence TTGAAATTATCTGATTTAAGAATAGGAAAATTAATTGCTAAAGTTCCAATTGTACAAGGTGGAATGGCTGTTAGAGTATCTACTGCTCCTTTGGCAGCTGCTGTGGCAAATGAAGGTGGGATTGGCTTAATAGCTGGTTCAGGTCTTAAAGTAGATGAGTTGAAAGCAGAAATTCGTAAAGCTAGGGAGCTGTCCAAAGGGATTATAGGTGTCAATATTATGGTTGCCGTTAGAGAGTTTAAAGAATTGGTAGATGCAGCCGTTAGTGAAGGGATTGATTTGATTGTAGCTGGAGCAGGTTTCTCTCGAGACTTGTTTACAGTAGGAAAAGAGACTGGGGTAGAGATAGTTCCTATTGTCTCTTCTGTAAAGTTAGCTAAAATTTCTGAAAAGTTAGGAGCTTCTGCTATTGTTGTAGAAGGTAAAGAGGCAGGAGGTCATTTAGGTACAGATCAACCTATGAAGACCTTGGTTAAAAAGATTGTTAAGGCAGTTAAAATACCTGTAATTGCAGCAGGTGGAATCATTGATGGTAAAGATATTGCTGAAGTATTAAAGTTAGGTGCTAGTGGTGTACAGATGGGATCAAGATTTGTAGCAAGTGAAGAGTGTGAGGTGGATGATAGCTTTAAACAGACCTACATAAATTCTAGTAAAGAGGATAGTGTTTTAATCAATAGTCCAGTAGGTCTACCTGGTAGAGCCTTAAAGAATGAATTCTTTGATAGATTAAATAATAATGAAGTTGATACTGGTAAGAGTTGTGATTATATATGTTTAAAGAAATGCTCTCATAGTTTTTGTATTATGGATTCTTTAATCAAAGCCCAAGAAGGTAATATGACCCATGGATTGGTCTTTGCAGGAGAGAGAGCACATTTAATTGATAAAGTCTTACCTGTAAAAGAGATAATAAATAATTTAGTAAATGAAGCAAGAAAGTATCTGGGAGGGGAAGAGTAA
- the fabF gene encoding beta-ketoacyl-ACP synthase II → MNKRVVVTGMGVLSPIGIGLEEYWTALVEGKSGITKISHFDAEEYKTQIAGEIKGFKAEKYGLDRKEAKRMDRYTQFAVVAAQMAIKDAGLEINEENAERVGTIIGSGIGGIEVLEEQHKRLLDKGPNRVTPFLIPMMIANMAAGQVSIYTGAKGPNTSVVTACASATNSLGDAFETIRRGDADAMIAGGTEACITPLAFAGFCSMKAMSTNNDDPQGASRPFDAERDGFVMGEGSGILILESLESAQARGAKIYAEMVGYGASADAHHITAPAPGGIGAAKAMKMAIDKAGISLEEMDYINAHGTSTPPNDELETAAIKQVFGDYASNIAISSTKSMTGHLLGAAGGIEAIASILAIKNNIVPPTINYKNEDPKCDLDYVPNKAREREVKVALSNSLGFGGHNAAIVFKEYNE, encoded by the coding sequence ATGAATAAGCGTGTTGTAGTAACTGGAATGGGAGTTTTATCTCCTATAGGAATAGGTTTGGAAGAGTATTGGACTGCTTTAGTGGAAGGTAAATCTGGAATAACAAAGATTAGCCATTTTGATGCAGAAGAATATAAGACTCAAATTGCTGGCGAAATTAAAGGTTTTAAAGCAGAGAAATATGGTCTTGACCGCAAAGAAGCCAAGAGAATGGACCGTTATACTCAATTTGCTGTTGTGGCAGCTCAGATGGCAATCAAAGATGCTGGATTAGAGATTAATGAAGAGAATGCTGAAAGAGTAGGAACTATTATTGGTTCTGGAATTGGTGGAATTGAAGTTCTAGAAGAACAGCACAAGAGATTATTAGATAAAGGTCCTAATCGAGTAACACCTTTTTTAATTCCTATGATGATTGCTAATATGGCAGCAGGACAAGTATCAATTTACACAGGAGCTAAAGGACCTAACACCTCTGTTGTAACAGCATGTGCTAGTGCAACCAATTCTCTTGGTGATGCTTTCGAGACTATTCGCCGTGGAGATGCTGATGCGATGATTGCAGGAGGAACTGAAGCGTGTATAACTCCACTAGCCTTTGCTGGATTCTGTTCTATGAAGGCTATGAGTACTAATAATGATGATCCACAAGGTGCTAGTCGTCCTTTTGATGCTGAGCGTGATGGTTTTGTTATGGGAGAAGGTTCTGGTATCTTAATCTTAGAATCTTTAGAGAGTGCACAAGCAAGAGGGGCTAAAATTTATGCTGAAATGGTAGGTTATGGTGCATCGGCTGATGCCCATCATATTACAGCTCCAGCACCAGGAGGTATAGGAGCAGCAAAAGCAATGAAAATGGCTATAGATAAAGCGGGAATCTCTCTTGAAGAGATGGATTATATCAATGCCCATGGAACTTCTACACCACCAAATGATGAATTAGAGACTGCAGCGATTAAACAAGTCTTTGGTGATTATGCTAGTAATATAGCTATCAGTTCTACTAAGTCAATGACAGGGCATTTATTAGGAGCTGCTGGAGGTATTGAAGCAATTGCTTCAATATTGGCTATTAAGAATAATATAGTGCCTCCAACAATCAATTACAAAAATGAAGATCCAAAATGTGATCTTGATTATGTTCCAAACAAAGCTAGAGAGCGTGAAGTGAAGGTAGCTCTATCTAATTCTTTAGGCTTTGGTGGTCATAATGCTGCTATTGTATTTAAAGAATATAATGAATAA
- the rnc gene encoding ribonuclease III, protein MTGYNKGLEELQQQLNIFFNDVELLQRAVTHKSYANENRHLGLKDNERLEFLGDSIQDLVVSEYMFIEYPDYPEGELAKIRSVVVSAPVLAEKAKEINLGKYLLLGKGEEMTGGRDRDSILADAFEALVGSIYLDQGLDVIKDFILGLLVPDIKRVERGEHIQDYKTLLQELVQKNSNLRPEYEVVKEEGPDHNKRFTIRVNLEERVLGVGAGSSKKEAEQKAAKDAIDKV, encoded by the coding sequence ATGACAGGTTATAATAAAGGTTTAGAAGAATTACAGCAGCAACTCAATATCTTTTTTAATGATGTAGAATTATTACAAAGAGCTGTTACCCATAAATCTTATGCTAATGAAAATAGACATTTAGGATTAAAAGATAATGAACGATTAGAATTTTTAGGAGATTCAATTCAAGATTTGGTTGTCAGCGAATATATGTTCATAGAGTATCCTGATTATCCCGAAGGAGAGTTAGCTAAGATTAGATCTGTTGTTGTTAGTGCTCCAGTATTAGCAGAAAAAGCTAAAGAGATCAATCTAGGTAAATATCTACTCTTAGGAAAAGGAGAAGAGATGACTGGTGGTAGAGATAGAGATTCTATCTTAGCTGATGCCTTTGAAGCCTTAGTTGGTAGTATTTACTTAGATCAAGGTTTAGATGTTATTAAAGATTTTATTTTGGGTTTATTAGTCCCTGATATTAAGAGGGTAGAACGGGGAGAGCATATCCAAGATTATAAGACTTTATTACAAGAACTAGTTCAGAAGAACTCTAATTTGAGACCAGAATATGAAGTTGTTAAGGAAGAAGGTCCAGATCACAACAAAAGGTTTACTATTAGAGTAAACCTTGAAGAGCGGGTTTTGGGTGTTGGTGCAGGAAGTAGTAAAAAAGAAGCAGAACAAAAAGCAGCTAAAGATGCTATTGATAAGGTATAA